One genomic segment of Burkholderiaceae bacterium includes these proteins:
- a CDS encoding PAS domain S-box protein — protein sequence MSWTTPQSSDDFALLHASGRGLPDRNRRTVLWMMGLAVLIVGAVVALVWYLNHFENEEEERRRGADAQWLERNVQFHFRRLEDDLAQRARQVAIDGPQALHDATDPADAPDAVPAGLLWRAPGVVLARAWLAGDAPGSGDLAAWEQDKALNPENHLALQTLQDIVGNLRRASYAGPMRLADGSVTDRVWLAVPYFDGLHLKGIYVAQLAMRQAVDALLPGWFLQNQTVRLVVDAVGLPAGMPASGPYRTVMNLPGTDLMLEVVPQGPRASPVPRIFFVVALLFLLGMLASLAALRRDFVKRQQVQQRLLAEVALRSAMERSVAIGMRAWDFKGRILYVNQAFCAMVGYSAQELRGTSAPLPYWPAHQSDELALLHAHVIHQGTEAQGIEVQFQHRDGHGVDVLIHEAPLLAADGTQLGWMSSVLDISERKRAQQLAALQQERLDASGRLVAVGEVASTLAHELNQPLGALASFANGLLNRLRAGSITPAEVQPVVQRMAQLAERAGGVIQRVNAFARRRELTLSRVDLAALVRRAVAAAQEARSVPVTLDLPTQPVWVQGDALLLEHLVHNLCGNALDWAGLGPREPRVRVRLDTPAGAENQVRLSVADSGPGVPEHAQARIFDAFFSTKDGGMGMGLAICRSIAEAHHGRIGVGQDAGLGGAQFTVELPLAPPPAATDSGDPP from the coding sequence CCGCAACCGCCGGACCGTGCTGTGGATGATGGGGCTGGCCGTGCTGATCGTGGGCGCGGTGGTGGCGCTGGTGTGGTACCTCAACCACTTCGAGAACGAGGAGGAGGAGCGCCGCCGGGGCGCCGACGCGCAATGGCTGGAGCGCAACGTGCAGTTCCACTTCCGCCGCCTGGAAGACGACCTGGCGCAGCGCGCGCGCCAGGTCGCCATCGACGGACCCCAGGCCCTGCACGACGCCACGGACCCAGCCGACGCGCCCGACGCCGTGCCGGCCGGCCTGCTGTGGCGCGCGCCCGGCGTGGTGCTGGCACGCGCCTGGCTGGCTGGCGACGCCCCCGGCAGCGGCGACCTGGCCGCCTGGGAGCAGGACAAGGCGCTCAACCCCGAGAACCATCTGGCCCTGCAAACCCTGCAGGACATCGTGGGCAACCTGCGCCGCGCCAGCTACGCCGGGCCCATGCGCCTGGCCGACGGCAGCGTGACCGACCGCGTCTGGCTGGCCGTGCCCTACTTCGACGGGCTGCACCTGAAGGGCATCTACGTGGCGCAGCTCGCCATGCGGCAGGCGGTCGATGCCCTGCTGCCCGGCTGGTTTTTGCAGAACCAGACGGTGCGCCTGGTGGTGGACGCCGTGGGCCTGCCCGCCGGCATGCCCGCCAGCGGCCCCTACCGCACGGTGATGAACCTGCCCGGCACCGACCTGATGCTCGAGGTCGTGCCGCAGGGGCCGCGCGCCTCGCCCGTGCCGCGCATCTTCTTCGTGGTGGCGCTGCTGTTCCTGCTGGGCATGCTGGCCAGCCTGGCCGCGCTGCGGCGCGACTTCGTCAAGCGCCAGCAGGTGCAGCAGCGCCTGCTGGCCGAGGTGGCGCTGCGCTCGGCCATGGAGCGCTCGGTCGCCATCGGCATGCGCGCCTGGGACTTCAAGGGCCGCATCCTGTACGTCAACCAGGCCTTCTGCGCCATGGTGGGCTACAGCGCGCAGGAGCTGCGCGGCACCAGCGCGCCCCTGCCCTACTGGCCCGCCCACCAGAGCGACGAGCTGGCCCTGCTGCACGCGCACGTCATCCACCAGGGCACCGAGGCGCAGGGCATCGAGGTGCAGTTCCAGCACCGCGACGGGCATGGCGTGGACGTGCTGATCCACGAGGCGCCGCTGCTGGCCGCCGACGGCACGCAGCTGGGCTGGATGAGCTCGGTGCTGGACATCAGCGAGCGCAAGCGTGCCCAGCAGCTGGCCGCGCTGCAGCAGGAAAGGCTCGATGCCTCGGGCCGGCTGGTGGCGGTGGGCGAGGTGGCCTCGACGCTGGCGCACGAGCTCAACCAGCCGCTGGGCGCGCTGGCCTCGTTCGCCAACGGCCTGCTCAACCGCCTGCGCGCCGGCAGCATCACGCCCGCGGAGGTGCAGCCGGTGGTGCAGCGCATGGCCCAGCTGGCCGAGCGCGCCGGCGGCGTGATCCAGCGCGTCAACGCCTTCGCACGCCGGCGCGAGCTGACGCTCTCGCGCGTGGACCTGGCGGCGCTGGTGCGCCGCGCCGTGGCCGCCGCGCAGGAGGCGCGCAGCGTCCCGGTCACGCTCGATCTGCCGACGCAGCCGGTCTGGGTGCAGGGCGACGCGCTGCTGCTGGAGCACCTGGTTCACAACCTGTGCGGCAATGCGCTGGACTGGGCCGGGCTGGGCCCGCGCGAGCCGCGGGTTCGAGTGCGGCTGGACACCCCCGCCGGCGCCGAAAACCAGGTGCGCCTGAGCGTCGCCGACAGCGGCCCCGGCGTGCCCGAGCACGCCCAGGCGCGCATCTTCGACGCCTTCTTCAGCACCAAGGACGGCGGCATGGGCATGGGCCTGGCCATCTGCCGCTCCATCGCCGAGGCGCACCACGGCCGCATCGGCGTGGGGCAGGACGCGGGGCTGGGCGGCGCCCAATTCACCGTCGAGCTGCCCCTGGCACCGCCACCCGCCGCCACCGACTCGGGAGACCCGCCATGA